The following proteins are encoded in a genomic region of Paenibacillus sp. FSL H3-0469:
- a CDS encoding spore coat associated protein CotJA — protein sequence MNSQDRVWTPYRGPFDPCPPVPFKTYVVPPNQFVTFQPPNLPQFSLPEALKHGTLWPSLYSPYESKFKGGK from the coding sequence TTGAACTCCCAGGATCGCGTATGGACACCGTACAGGGGACCGTTTGATCCTTGTCCGCCGGTGCCGTTCAAGACGTATGTTGTGCCGCCGAATCAATTCGTCACGTTTCAGCCCCCGAATCTGCCGCAGTTCTCCCTGCCGGAGGCGCTCAAGCATGGAACGTTATGGCCATCGCTATACAGCCCTTATGAGTCCAAGTTCAAAGGAGGGAAGTAG
- a CDS encoding Rpn family recombination-promoting nuclease/putative transposase, which translates to MPLPHDEAFKKLLETFFQEFIELFFPELDAMLDYSETRFLMQELLVDIVGEEARELDLLLEIRYKGLDGYILIHLEPQSYRDSRFHERMFIYFSRLFERYRKEHKLIIPIAIFTSDEIREEQDTLEMVIPEHHILRFQFLKVELRKQNWRRFIDSDNAVAAALLAKMGYTTREAREVRREFLRMFMKLKTRLDQGRLALVMSVADLYFQPDRAQDEEIIKELMIQYPEEGEAIMELMPAWKRWGYEEGIAEGIEQGIEKGIEQGIERGIEKGQAEIIRKLLLHGLTPEEVSEAVELPMEKIKKLM; encoded by the coding sequence ATCCCCTTACCGCATGATGAAGCATTTAAGAAGCTGCTGGAGACGTTTTTTCAGGAATTTATTGAGTTGTTTTTTCCTGAGCTTGATGCAATGCTGGACTATAGTGAAACCCGGTTTCTGATGCAGGAATTGCTAGTGGATATTGTTGGCGAGGAAGCGCGGGAGCTGGATCTGCTGCTGGAGATCCGCTACAAAGGGCTGGACGGTTATATTCTCATTCACCTGGAGCCGCAGTCGTATCGGGATTCACGGTTTCATGAACGAATGTTTATTTACTTCAGCCGACTATTTGAGCGCTACCGTAAAGAGCATAAGCTGATTATACCGATTGCGATTTTTACTTCAGATGAGATCAGGGAAGAGCAGGATACCTTGGAGATGGTTATTCCTGAACATCATATCCTGCGCTTTCAGTTTCTCAAGGTGGAATTGCGTAAGCAGAACTGGCGAAGATTTATTGATTCGGACAATGCAGTGGCTGCTGCGTTACTGGCCAAGATGGGTTATACTACAAGAGAAGCGAGAGAGGTGCGCCGGGAATTTCTGCGCATGTTCATGAAGCTGAAGACACGGCTCGATCAGGGTCGGCTGGCGCTTGTGATGTCAGTGGCAGATTTATATTTCCAGCCGGACCGGGCGCAGGATGAAGAGATTATAAAAGAATTGATGATACAATACCCGGAGGAGGGTGAAGCGATTATGGAACTCATGCCAGCCTGGAAGCGTTGGGGATATGAAGAGGGTATAGCTGAAGGAATAGAACAGGGAATAGAGAAGGGCATAGAGCAAGGCATAGAACGCGGGATAGAAAAAGGCCAGGCGGAGATTATTCGTAAATTACTGCTTCACGGACTCACTCCGGAAGAGGTCTCCGAAGCGGTGGAGTTACCGATGGAGAAGATTAAGAAGCTGATGTAA
- a CDS encoding undecaprenyl-diphosphate phosphatase has product MDTITAIILAIVEGITEFIPVSSTGHMILTTKLLGFNEQDSIMKTYEIVIQLGAILAIALVYRQRIVNLLGFGRRDRGGVMPAARLNLIHVLLGIVPALAVAFFARDFIKSLFGASTVLWALVAGGILMIIAEWVNKRKIRVTAHDLDDLSYGQALSIGLFQIISVLWPGFSRSGSTISGGMLSGVSYKASADFSFLIAIPIMCAASGYELLDSYKNFTSETIGYFVIGFIISFIVAYVVVVLFMRMIQKIRPTHFAIYRFILAAAFWLFIMR; this is encoded by the coding sequence ATGGATACAATTACAGCCATTATTCTGGCAATTGTGGAAGGAATCACGGAGTTCATTCCGGTTTCTTCGACGGGACACATGATTCTAACGACTAAGCTTCTGGGATTTAACGAGCAGGATTCGATTATGAAGACTTATGAGATTGTGATTCAGCTGGGGGCCATACTGGCCATTGCGCTGGTCTACCGCCAGCGGATTGTGAATCTGCTTGGCTTCGGCCGCAGAGACAGAGGGGGCGTAATGCCGGCAGCCCGTCTGAACCTGATTCATGTGCTGCTTGGCATTGTGCCTGCGCTCGCTGTAGCTTTTTTTGCAAGGGACTTTATTAAAAGCCTCTTCGGGGCATCCACCGTCCTCTGGGCGCTGGTAGCAGGCGGTATTCTGATGATCATTGCCGAATGGGTCAACAAACGCAAGATCCGCGTGACGGCGCATGATCTGGATGATCTGTCTTACGGGCAGGCACTCTCAATCGGACTTTTCCAGATTATTTCCGTCCTTTGGCCCGGGTTCTCCCGCTCCGGCTCAACAATTTCCGGGGGGATGCTGAGCGGGGTGAGCTACAAGGCTTCGGCCGACTTCTCCTTCCTCATCGCGATTCCGATTATGTGCGCGGCCTCGGGATATGAGCTACTGGATTCGTACAAGAATTTCACGAGTGAGACCATCGGGTATTTTGTCATCGGCTTCATTATTTCCTTCATCGTGGCCTATGTGGTGGTAGTTCTGTTCATGAGAATGATCCAGAAGATCAGACCGACGCATTTTGCTATCTACCGCTTTATCCTCGCAGCCGCCTTCTGGCTGTTTATTATGCGTTGA
- a CDS encoding hemolysin family protein, with product MIVHTEFEIGRLVLNLLLVLVLVLLNGIFVAAEFSLVKVRQSRLTQLVSEGNKMAGYALKVNKRLDSYLSATQFGITLASLGLGWVGEPAISELLVEPLMYQIGVTDQTLISTVSVVIGFSIITFLHIVLGELAPKSLAIQKTEGSALLLSAPLMFFYNLFLPFIWVLNASANALLRLFGVEPASEAEAAHSEEEIRILMNQSAKSGVIDQDEMKLMDNIFEFSDLLAREVMLPRTDMDVLYSNLPLEENMRIITETKHSRYPVAFEDKDRIIGFIHITDLLFAPPEQQNDLASLVRPILNVPESMEISHALRLMQKNKAQLTLVVDEYGGTAGLLTAEEILEEIVGDLHDEFEDERPSVERNGDYISVEGRMLIEDVNDLTGVVIEDDEVDSIGGWLFKELEGNPAKGKQVVVGDVTFEVEESTRLRITRINIHREPAPEPEEDAEGAEEDKE from the coding sequence ATTATAGTGCATACGGAATTTGAAATAGGAAGATTAGTGCTTAATCTTTTGCTCGTTCTGGTGCTCGTATTATTAAATGGTATCTTCGTTGCGGCGGAATTCTCGCTGGTCAAGGTCAGACAGTCCCGTCTGACCCAACTGGTCAGCGAAGGCAATAAAATGGCCGGCTATGCGCTGAAGGTCAACAAGCGGCTGGATTCGTATCTGTCGGCCACCCAGTTCGGGATTACACTCGCTTCTCTTGGACTCGGCTGGGTCGGGGAACCGGCGATCTCTGAGCTGCTGGTGGAGCCTCTGATGTATCAGATCGGTGTTACTGACCAGACGTTAATCTCTACGGTATCTGTGGTTATCGGCTTCTCCATTATTACGTTCTTACATATTGTGCTGGGGGAACTGGCACCGAAATCTTTGGCTATTCAAAAAACGGAAGGCTCAGCATTGCTGTTGTCCGCTCCGCTGATGTTCTTCTATAATCTGTTCCTGCCCTTCATCTGGGTCCTGAATGCGTCAGCGAACGCACTGCTGAGACTGTTCGGCGTGGAGCCGGCCAGTGAAGCCGAGGCTGCTCATTCAGAGGAGGAAATCCGCATTCTGATGAATCAGAGCGCGAAGAGCGGGGTGATCGACCAGGATGAGATGAAGCTGATGGATAACATCTTCGAATTCTCGGACCTGCTGGCCCGTGAGGTGATGCTGCCGCGTACCGATATGGATGTACTATACAGCAATCTTCCGCTGGAGGAGAACATGCGGATCATTACAGAAACGAAGCATTCGCGTTATCCGGTAGCCTTTGAGGATAAGGACCGGATTATCGGTTTCATCCATATCACGGATCTGTTGTTCGCCCCGCCGGAGCAGCAGAATGATCTGGCTTCCCTGGTCCGGCCGATTCTGAACGTGCCGGAATCGATGGAGATCAGCCATGCGCTCCGGCTGATGCAGAAGAACAAGGCCCAGCTGACGCTGGTCGTTGACGAGTACGGCGGAACGGCGGGGCTGCTGACCGCTGAGGAGATCCTGGAGGAGATCGTCGGCGATCTGCATGACGAGTTCGAGGATGAACGACCCAGCGTGGAACGCAACGGGGATTACATCTCCGTGGAGGGCCGGATGCTGATTGAAGACGTCAACGATCTTACGGGCGTCGTGATCGAGGATGACGAGGTGGATTCCATCGGCGGCTGGCTGTTCAAGGAGCTGGAGGGCAATCCGGCCAAGGGCAAGCAGGTGGTCGTTGGCGATGTCACCTTCGAGGTGGAGGAATCTACCCGGCTGCGGATCACCCGGATCAACATCCACCGCGAGCCCGCGCCAGAGCCTGAAGAAGATGCGGAAGGCGCGGAAGAAGATAAAGAGTAA
- a CDS encoding spore coat protein CotJB produces the protein MEANPCEPRYYEMLEQLQVLDFALVELNLFLDTHPDDVKAIEQFNQLTYERTKLANQFQELYGPLQNFGRAYSKAPWQWIESPWPWQV, from the coding sequence ATGGAAGCTAATCCTTGCGAGCCCCGTTATTACGAGATGCTGGAGCAGCTGCAGGTCCTTGATTTTGCACTCGTAGAGCTGAATCTGTTCCTGGATACTCATCCGGACGATGTGAAGGCGATCGAGCAGTTCAATCAGCTGACGTATGAGCGCACCAAGCTGGCGAACCAGTTCCAGGAGCTGTACGGACCTCTGCAGAATTTCGGCCGCGCCTATTCCAAGGCTCCATGGCAATGGATCGAGAGTCCCTGGCCTTGGCAAGTCTAA
- a CDS encoding manganese catalase family protein: MWIYEKKLQYPVRVGKCDVRMARYLMEQYGGADGELAAALRYMNQRYAIPDKVIGVLTDISTEEFAHLEMIATMIYKLTKDASVQELEAAGLGPNYAQRDHALFYNNSAGVPFTAAYIAAKGDPIADLYEDIAAEEKARATYQWLIDMTDDVDLQDSLKFLREREIIHAIRFKESVQILIEEKDKKRVF; the protein is encoded by the coding sequence ATGTGGATCTATGAGAAAAAGCTGCAATACCCGGTGCGTGTCGGCAAATGTGATGTGCGGATGGCCCGGTATCTGATGGAGCAATACGGCGGTGCGGACGGCGAGCTGGCTGCGGCGCTGCGCTATATGAACCAGCGGTATGCTATACCCGATAAGGTTATTGGGGTACTAACGGATATTTCCACCGAGGAATTTGCTCATCTCGAAATGATCGCCACCATGATCTACAAGCTGACCAAGGACGCTTCGGTGCAGGAGCTGGAAGCCGCAGGCTTGGGCCCGAACTATGCGCAGCGGGATCATGCGCTGTTCTACAACAACTCTGCCGGTGTTCCGTTCACAGCCGCCTACATTGCGGCCAAAGGCGATCCGATCGCTGACCTGTATGAGGACATCGCCGCAGAGGAGAAAGCCCGGGCTACATACCAGTGGCTGATTGACATGACCGACGATGTGGATCTGCAGGACAGCCTCAAGTTCCTGCGCGAGCGGGAGATCATTCATGCGATCCGGTTCAAGGAATCGGTGCAGATTTTGATCGAGGAGAAGGATAAGAAGCGGGTGTTTTGA
- a CDS encoding GNAT family N-acetyltransferase yields MIRQATADDWKEISSLLDQLGYPNTGSFIKGNIEKLIAHPDEELMVYEDEGRVVACISLHYIPQLALPGDIACISYLVVDSTTRSTGIGREVEEYASQAAKKRNCDRIQVHCHSRRVDAHRFYNRQGFSESPKYFTKML; encoded by the coding sequence ATGATTAGACAAGCAACCGCCGATGATTGGAAGGAAATATCCTCTTTACTTGACCAACTGGGATATCCTAATACCGGCTCTTTTATTAAAGGCAATATAGAAAAGTTAATCGCTCATCCTGACGAAGAGCTAATGGTATATGAAGATGAGGGACGAGTTGTAGCTTGCATTTCGTTGCACTATATTCCCCAGCTAGCTCTTCCAGGGGACATTGCTTGCATTAGTTATCTTGTTGTTGATTCAACAACAAGAAGTACAGGCATTGGACGTGAAGTTGAAGAATACGCAAGCCAGGCAGCTAAAAAAAGAAACTGCGACAGAATCCAGGTACATTGCCATTCCCGGAGAGTTGACGCACATCGGTTCTATAATCGGCAAGGTTTCTCAGAGTCTCCAAAATACTTCACAAAGATGCTATAA
- the moaD gene encoding molybdopterin converting factor subunit 1: MHISIRLFAGLAEIIGSSTLVFHAHESPVTAGRLKELLSASYPDAAPQISVSLVAVDQEYAPDDTDITEGSEVAFIPPVSGG, encoded by the coding sequence ATGCATATCTCGATCCGGCTGTTCGCCGGTCTGGCCGAAATTATCGGCTCCTCCACTCTGGTCTTCCACGCCCATGAGTCCCCTGTAACAGCAGGCCGGCTGAAGGAACTCCTCTCCGCCTCCTATCCCGATGCCGCGCCGCAGATCAGTGTATCTCTGGTAGCCGTTGATCAGGAATATGCGCCTGATGATACGGATATTACCGAAGGCTCAGAGGTGGCCTTCATTCCGCCTGTGTCCGGCGGCTAA
- the yfkAB gene encoding radical SAM/CxCxxxxC motif protein YfkAB, whose amino-acid sequence MSILEPSSSIIPVKELSPEYDPWDPITSLREYGQHVLTSVEMTVTNLCNMRCEHCAVGDSLTMKEGELLPLTQMLKRLEEVEHLQTISITGGEPMFRAGTVENTIVPLLKYARERGIRSQINSNLTMPYSRYEQLLPYLDVMHISFNYVNGDDFHEVGFANSGHLVSKEAAYRLYDTMLENSRRLSSDGMLISAESMINYRTHTKLPEIHRLIGDMGARRHEVHPMYASSFASKLPVLSLREMNTAIHSLLDHRDPEMWMLFGTLPFFACSFLEEDQQLLSRLRSEKNVTLRNDPDGRNRVNVNLFTGDVFVTDFADISAFGNISSAKLDDIFTEWQTKHPLNQQVNCYCDAAGCCGPNLLVADMYYPGVDFKTRKAITL is encoded by the coding sequence ATGAGTATATTAGAGCCATCATCATCTATAATTCCTGTAAAAGAGCTGTCGCCGGAATATGATCCGTGGGACCCGATTACTTCACTCCGCGAATACGGGCAGCATGTACTGACCAGTGTAGAGATGACGGTCACGAATCTGTGCAACATGCGCTGCGAGCATTGCGCTGTCGGCGATAGCCTTACGATGAAAGAGGGAGAGCTGCTGCCTTTGACCCAGATGCTGAAGCGTCTGGAGGAGGTAGAGCACCTGCAGACCATCAGCATTACGGGCGGGGAGCCGATGTTCCGTGCCGGAACGGTGGAGAATACTATCGTACCGCTGCTGAAATATGCACGGGAGCGGGGTATCCGTTCACAGATCAACTCGAATCTGACCATGCCGTATTCCCGTTATGAGCAGCTGCTCCCTTATCTGGACGTTATGCATATCTCGTTCAACTATGTGAACGGCGATGACTTCCACGAGGTGGGCTTCGCGAACAGCGGTCACCTGGTCTCGAAGGAGGCCGCCTACCGGCTGTACGACACGATGCTGGAGAATTCCCGCCGGCTGAGCAGCGATGGAATGCTGATCTCTGCCGAGTCGATGATCAACTACCGTACACACACCAAGCTGCCCGAGATTCACCGGCTGATTGGGGACATGGGGGCAAGACGTCATGAGGTACACCCGATGTACGCATCCAGCTTCGCTTCGAAGCTGCCTGTGCTGTCGCTCCGGGAGATGAATACTGCGATTCATTCCCTCCTGGATCATCGTGACCCGGAGATGTGGATGCTGTTCGGCACGCTGCCGTTCTTCGCCTGCAGCTTCCTGGAGGAAGACCAGCAGCTGCTGAGCAGACTGCGCAGCGAGAAAAATGTAACGCTGCGTAATGATCCGGACGGAAGAAACCGGGTCAATGTGAACCTGTTCACTGGCGACGTCTTTGTAACGGACTTCGCTGATATATCCGCTTTTGGCAATATCAGCAGCGCGAAGCTGGATGACATTTTCACCGAGTGGCAGACTAAGCATCCCTTGAATCAGCAAGTGAACTGTTACTGTGATGCAGCAGGCTGCTGCGGGCCTAACCTGCTCGTAGCCGATATGTATTATCCCGGGGTCGATTTCAAAACCAGAAAAGCGATCACCTTGTAG
- a CDS encoding HD-GYP domain-containing protein produces the protein MRVHVMDLKPGDHLRMDTFSSRGLHVLPKGSRLQMEEIAKLIQHGVDYVDIEAVQEEPAPSSRTSIIQAAASSFDTTIDGFESLYMEALSKGSFNQSVVDDILQPTLSTLDKHKDVVTLLLLLDREDNYTYNHSLQVGMLSYYLASWLGYSKTECYEIGRAGYLIDIGKCRISPAILNKPGKLTPEEYEEIKLHTVYGYEIIQNSMNDPFTALVALQHHEREDGSGYPKQLTKTDIHPYAQIAAVADIYSAMTTHRVYQSKQELISVLREINSLSFGKLNGKPVQAFINHLMPNFIGKRVLLSTGDMGVIVMNNPLDVFRPLVQSEGRFLDLSRERTIAVVEIYME, from the coding sequence TTGAGAGTACACGTGATGGATCTTAAACCGGGTGATCATCTGCGGATGGATACCTTCAGCTCCCGCGGGCTGCATGTACTCCCTAAGGGGTCACGGCTGCAAATGGAGGAAATCGCCAAGCTGATACAGCACGGCGTTGATTATGTAGATATTGAAGCGGTACAGGAAGAGCCCGCCCCTTCCAGCCGGACCTCAATCATTCAGGCCGCAGCCAGCAGCTTCGATACCACGATTGACGGTTTTGAGTCTCTATATATGGAAGCGCTCAGCAAAGGCAGCTTCAATCAATCCGTAGTGGATGATATTCTTCAGCCGACCTTGTCCACGCTGGACAAACATAAGGATGTAGTGACACTGCTGCTGCTGCTGGACAGGGAGGATAATTATACTTACAACCATTCCCTGCAGGTAGGCATGCTCTCTTATTATCTTGCCTCGTGGCTTGGATATTCCAAGACGGAATGCTATGAGATCGGACGTGCGGGATACCTGATCGATATCGGCAAATGCCGCATCTCCCCCGCCATCCTGAACAAACCCGGCAAATTAACACCTGAAGAATACGAAGAGATCAAATTACATACGGTTTACGGATACGAAATCATACAGAATTCCATGAACGATCCTTTCACAGCTCTGGTTGCCCTGCAGCATCATGAACGCGAGGACGGCTCCGGTTATCCCAAGCAGCTGACCAAGACAGATATTCATCCCTACGCCCAAATCGCAGCCGTTGCGGATATTTACAGCGCTATGACCACTCACCGGGTCTATCAGTCCAAGCAGGAGCTGATTTCCGTTCTGCGTGAGATCAACTCCCTCAGCTTCGGCAAACTGAACGGCAAACCGGTCCAGGCTTTCATCAATCACCTGATGCCTAACTTCATCGGCAAGCGCGTTCTGCTGAGCACCGGAGATATGGGTGTGATCGTGATGAACAACCCGCTGGATGTCTTCCGTCCGCTTGTACAGAGCGAAGGCAGGTTCCTTGACCTGTCACGCGAACGCACAATTGCCGTCGTTGAGATTTATATGGAGTAG
- a CDS encoding bifunctional UDP-sugar hydrolase/5'-nucleotidase, whose protein sequence is MKPGPQRLTIIHTNDIHSHFEMMSPLAAVISSMKAAAGEEPVLLLDIGDHMDRAAVETEGTMGQANIDIMNLTGYDAVTIGNNEGLTFSKEMLSAIFTGLQCPVVCCNFLESATGEPPHWMQRRAVLEKDGIKIGLTGATAAFTSFYSLLGWDVLDPEEALREQVQLLAPQVDIVIILSHLGLPADQRLAEKLEGVHAILGGHTHHMLEQPQMINGTAVCGAGKFGRYAGRVVFEQEQPGGAFHLAEGGCTAVDPALTEELIAPASAIHLQRGREALEETVAISDRMLPLDLQGESPFGNLLAQAVRQFTGSPISLVNTGQLLGPLPEGNITAGMLHALCPSPINPCTVQLTGKDIRIALEQSLMAEFRNKVIYGYGFRGEMLGTLAVDGLKILYDPRVMPYDNGIAIFAGGEQLEDTKVYSVGTLDMFTFRTGYESIANGREAVYLLPHFLRDLLRMELQRPGSLDECEAVRWERQST, encoded by the coding sequence ATGAAGCCTGGGCCGCAAAGATTAACCATTATTCATACCAATGATATACATAGCCACTTTGAAATGATGAGTCCGCTCGCGGCAGTGATATCCTCGATGAAGGCAGCGGCGGGCGAGGAGCCGGTGCTGCTGCTTGATATCGGTGATCATATGGACCGCGCTGCTGTAGAGACGGAAGGCACGATGGGACAGGCCAACATCGATATTATGAATTTGACCGGATACGATGCAGTCACCATCGGTAATAACGAAGGCCTCACCTTCTCCAAGGAGATGCTATCAGCCATATTCACAGGCTTACAGTGTCCTGTAGTATGCTGCAATTTCCTGGAGTCCGCTACCGGCGAGCCGCCGCACTGGATGCAGCGCCGCGCGGTTCTGGAGAAAGACGGGATCAAGATTGGACTAACTGGTGCAACGGCGGCGTTCACCTCCTTCTATTCCTTGCTCGGCTGGGATGTGCTGGACCCGGAAGAGGCGCTGCGTGAGCAGGTTCAGCTGCTTGCCCCGCAGGTGGATATCGTGATCATTCTGTCACATCTGGGGCTGCCTGCAGACCAGAGGCTGGCAGAGAAGCTGGAAGGCGTGCATGCCATTCTGGGCGGGCACACCCACCATATGCTGGAGCAGCCGCAGATGATTAACGGGACAGCCGTATGCGGCGCCGGCAAATTCGGCCGGTACGCCGGACGGGTGGTCTTCGAGCAGGAGCAGCCAGGCGGAGCATTTCACCTGGCCGAAGGAGGCTGCACGGCAGTCGATCCTGCCTTGACGGAGGAGCTTATCGCTCCGGCGTCAGCGATCCATCTGCAGCGCGGCCGTGAGGCTCTGGAGGAGACGGTTGCCATCAGCGACCGCATGCTGCCGCTGGATCTGCAAGGGGAGTCTCCCTTTGGCAACCTGCTGGCACAGGCGGTCCGCCAGTTCACAGGCAGCCCCATCTCACTTGTTAATACAGGCCAGCTGCTCGGCCCGCTGCCGGAGGGCAACATCACAGCAGGCATGCTGCATGCCTTATGTCCTTCTCCAATTAACCCATGCACAGTACAGCTGACAGGCAAGGATATCCGCATTGCACTGGAACAGAGTCTGATGGCAGAGTTCCGCAATAAGGTCATCTACGGATACGGCTTCCGGGGAGAGATGCTGGGCACCCTGGCTGTGGACGGATTAAAAATCTTGTACGATCCAAGGGTCATGCCTTATGATAACGGTATTGCGATTTTTGCCGGCGGGGAGCAGCTGGAGGATACCAAGGTATATAGTGTTGGTACGCTTGATATGTTTACGTTCCGAACAGGCTATGAGAGTATAGCCAATGGCCGGGAGGCGGTCTATTTGCTGCCTCATTTCCTGCGCGATCTGCTGCGGATGGAGCTGCAGCGGCCGGGGAGTCTGGATGAGTGTGAAGCGGTTCGCTGGGAGAGGCAATCCACCTGA
- a CDS encoding HD-GYP domain-containing protein — MRLVSVNRLQPGMKLGKKIYNDEGLVLLADGVELTDSLIKRLARIDIGYIYIEDSLTEDIVIPGMLQDETRNQALKVIRNQFQQMSGASGITKGFYHLDKKFSKVMDSILDDMSLQEDPMIMLLDMHTADNYLYVHSLNVCLYTLVLGIAHGYSKEELRVIGLGALLHDIGKTQIPVKIVQKPGMLSEEEFRHMQAHTEIGYRILKEEPNIPLLAAHCALQHHERIDGSGYPRGLTGPQIHEYAKWLGVADSYDAMTSNRIYKKAMLPHQAVEALYVGSGTLYEQKQLELFRDRVAIYPLGLTVKLSSGESGVVVKIDPSTPHRPVVRVLNGPEGETVTPYERDLSKALSVVIVDVTDGGEPVVKSTG; from the coding sequence TTGCGTCTAGTATCCGTCAATCGGCTTCAGCCGGGAATGAAGCTGGGTAAAAAAATATATAATGATGAAGGGCTGGTTCTGCTCGCGGACGGAGTGGAGCTTACCGATTCCCTGATCAAGCGGCTCGCCAGAATCGATATCGGCTATATCTATATTGAGGATTCGCTCACGGAGGATATTGTGATCCCCGGAATGCTGCAGGATGAGACGCGCAATCAGGCGCTCAAGGTGATTCGTAACCAGTTCCAGCAGATGTCCGGTGCCTCGGGGATTACCAAAGGCTTTTATCATCTGGATAAGAAGTTCTCCAAGGTGATGGATTCCATCCTCGACGATATGTCCCTGCAGGAGGACCCGATGATCATGCTGCTTGACATGCACACGGCTGACAATTATCTGTATGTCCATTCCCTGAACGTATGCCTGTATACGCTGGTGCTGGGCATTGCCCATGGCTACAGCAAAGAAGAGCTGCGGGTCATCGGGCTTGGTGCGCTGCTGCATGATATCGGCAAGACACAGATTCCTGTAAAAATTGTACAAAAGCCCGGTATGCTCAGCGAAGAAGAGTTCCGTCATATGCAGGCGCATACCGAGATCGGATACCGTATTCTCAAGGAAGAGCCGAATATTCCTCTGCTGGCAGCTCACTGTGCCTTGCAGCATCATGAACGGATTGACGGTTCCGGCTATCCGCGCGGTCTGACGGGTCCGCAGATCCATGAATATGCGAAATGGCTGGGGGTAGCAGATTCCTATGATGCGATGACCTCCAACCGGATCTACAAAAAAGCCATGCTGCCCCATCAGGCGGTAGAAGCGCTGTACGTCGGCTCAGGAACCTTGTATGAGCAGAAGCAGCTGGAGTTATTCAGAGACCGCGTGGCCATCTATCCGCTGGGGCTTACGGTGAAGCTCAGCTCCGGCGAGAGCGGTGTGGTAGTCAAGATTGATCCCAGCACGCCGCACCGGCCTGTGGTCCGGGTACTGAACGGACCCGAAGGCGAAACGGTTACCCCCTATGAACGTGATCTCAGCAAAGCCCTCTCTGTAGTCATCGTGGATGTGACGGACGGGGGAGAACCTGTAGTGAAAAGTACCGGATAG